In one window of Meiothermus sp. DNA:
- a CDS encoding NAD(P)(+) transhydrogenase (Re/Si-specific) subunit beta, whose product MENFVELIYFLTALLFILGLKRMSSPNTARSGVIWAGVAMVAATLATFLLPNMHNQLLMLVAVIIGTVVAWIAAKRVQMTDMPQMVAIYNGMGGGAAGAIAAVELLRGEFGEAQGLKLLAILGALIGSVSFTGSLIAFAKLQGLMSSRPIQFPAQKLVNAGVGVGALLLAVWVLFSQPGPSILFFFLLALGFGVLMTLPIGGGDMPVVISLFNAFTGLAVGFEGFAIGNAALIVAGTVVGAAGTLLTLLMAKAMNRSLWSVLVGGFGVEQEAAEVKGSLKPIDLEDAAVMLAYASKVIFVPGYGMAVAQAQHKLREVADVLEAKGIEVKYAIHPVAGRMPGHMNVLLAEAGVAYDKLYDLEDINPEFPQADVAVVIGANDVVNPAAHRKGSPLYGMPILDVDKAKNAIVIKRGQGKGFAGVENELFYADNTRMLYGDAQGVLGQLVQSLKKL is encoded by the coding sequence ATGGAAAACTTTGTTGAGCTTATCTACTTCCTGACGGCGCTTCTGTTTATTCTGGGCCTCAAGCGTATGTCCTCGCCCAACACAGCCCGTAGCGGGGTGATCTGGGCCGGGGTGGCCATGGTGGCGGCTACGCTGGCTACCTTTCTGCTTCCCAACATGCACAACCAGCTTCTAATGCTGGTGGCCGTCATCATCGGTACGGTGGTGGCTTGGATTGCTGCCAAGCGCGTGCAGATGACCGACATGCCCCAGATGGTGGCCATCTACAACGGCATGGGCGGGGGGGCTGCCGGGGCCATTGCGGCGGTGGAGCTTTTGCGAGGAGAGTTTGGCGAGGCCCAGGGGCTCAAGTTGCTGGCCATCCTGGGCGCCTTGATTGGCTCGGTTTCGTTTACCGGCAGCCTGATTGCATTCGCCAAACTCCAGGGCCTCATGTCGAGCCGCCCTATTCAGTTCCCGGCCCAGAAGCTGGTCAATGCGGGGGTAGGGGTGGGGGCTTTGCTGCTGGCCGTGTGGGTACTCTTTTCGCAGCCGGGGCCTTCGATTTTGTTTTTCTTTTTGCTGGCCTTGGGTTTTGGGGTGCTCATGACCCTGCCCATTGGCGGGGGGGACATGCCGGTGGTAATCTCCCTCTTCAACGCCTTTACCGGTCTGGCGGTGGGCTTCGAAGGCTTCGCCATTGGCAATGCGGCCCTGATTGTGGCCGGTACGGTGGTGGGCGCGGCCGGCACCCTGCTCACCTTGCTGATGGCCAAGGCCATGAACCGAAGCCTCTGGAGCGTGCTGGTGGGGGGCTTTGGGGTGGAACAGGAAGCGGCGGAGGTCAAGGGCAGCCTCAAACCCATTGACCTGGAGGATGCGGCGGTCATGCTGGCCTATGCCTCCAAGGTCATCTTCGTGCCGGGCTACGGGATGGCGGTGGCTCAGGCCCAGCACAAGCTGCGCGAGGTGGCGGATGTGCTCGAGGCCAAGGGCATCGAGGTCAAGTACGCCATTCACCCCGTGGCGGGCCGGATGCCGGGCCACATGAACGTGCTGCTGGCCGAGGCCGGGGTGGCCTACGACAAACTCTACGATCTGGAAGACATCAACCCCGAGTTCCCCCAGGCCGACGTGGCGGTGGTGATTGGGGCCAACGACGTGGTCAACCCTGCCGCCCACCGCAAGGGTTCCCCTCTCTACGGGATGCCCATCCTGGATGTGGACAAGGCCAAGAACGCCATTGTCATCAAGCGCGGCCAGGGCAAGGGCTTCGCTGGGGTGGAGAACGAGCTATTCTACGCCGATAACACCCGGATGCTCTATGGCGATGCCCAGGGGGTGCTGGGGCAACTGGTGCAGTCGCTCAAGAAGCTATAG
- a CDS encoding NAD(P) transhydrogenase subunit alpha: MDSTWAALYIFLLAAFTGYEVISRVPVILHTPLMSGSNFIHGIVVVGAMVVLGHAETPLEQAIGFFGVILGAANAAGGYAVTERMLEMFERKPKGGQ, encoded by the coding sequence ATGGATTCGACCTGGGCTGCGCTTTATATCTTTTTGTTGGCGGCTTTTACCGGTTACGAAGTAATTAGCCGGGTGCCGGTGATTCTGCACACCCCCCTGATGTCGGGCTCTAACTTTATTCACGGCATTGTGGTGGTAGGGGCCATGGTGGTGCTGGGCCACGCCGAGACGCCCCTCGAGCAGGCCATCGGCTTCTTCGGAGTAATCCTGGGGGCCGCCAATGCTGCGGGCGGCTATGCCGTAACCGAACGAATGCTGGAAATGTTCGAGCGCAAGCCGAAAGGGGGCCAATAG
- a CDS encoding Re/Si-specific NAD(P)(+) transhydrogenase subunit alpha gives MVQIAVPKETAPGERRVALTPEVTGRLIKEGWGVRLEADAGAEAYYSDEAYRNVGAEIVSREELFKGAQVVFTVQPLERLDLVQLEPGTIVAGLMYPHRSPARVQAMATGKLSALAMELVPRITRAQSMDVLSSQATVAGYVAALIAARESSRFFPMLTTAAGTIRPAKVMVMGVGVAGLQAIATARRLGANVWAYDVRKAAAEQALSLGAKVIELPISAEGEGGYARELTEEEKKIQHEALAKEVGNMDAVITTAQIPGRNAPILITRDMVERMHPGAVIVDLAAESGGNCELTQPGKTVEVNGVKIVGPLNLPSALSVHASEMYAKNLYNLSKLLIKDGQLAPDWSDEILAGALLTHQGEITHAPTKALIGGA, from the coding sequence ATGGTTCAAATCGCAGTGCCCAAAGAAACCGCTCCGGGCGAGCGCCGGGTGGCGCTTACACCGGAGGTTACGGGCCGTCTAATCAAGGAAGGCTGGGGTGTGCGCTTGGAGGCTGATGCGGGCGCCGAAGCGTACTACTCCGATGAGGCGTACCGAAACGTAGGAGCCGAGATTGTATCCAGGGAAGAGCTTTTCAAGGGTGCACAGGTGGTTTTTACCGTACAACCTTTGGAGCGACTGGATCTGGTACAGCTCGAGCCCGGCACCATTGTGGCGGGCCTAATGTACCCCCACCGCAGCCCGGCGCGGGTGCAGGCTATGGCTACCGGCAAACTCTCGGCCCTGGCGATGGAGCTCGTTCCCCGAATTACCCGCGCCCAGAGCATGGACGTGCTTTCTTCCCAGGCCACCGTGGCCGGCTACGTGGCGGCCTTGATTGCGGCCCGCGAGAGCAGCCGCTTTTTTCCCATGCTCACTACCGCAGCGGGGACTATCCGCCCGGCCAAAGTGATGGTAATGGGGGTGGGCGTAGCAGGCCTGCAGGCCATTGCTACGGCGCGTCGTCTGGGTGCTAATGTCTGGGCCTACGACGTCCGCAAGGCGGCAGCCGAGCAAGCCCTGTCGCTGGGGGCCAAGGTCATCGAGCTGCCCATCAGCGCCGAGGGTGAAGGGGGCTATGCCCGCGAGCTTACCGAGGAAGAAAAGAAAATCCAGCATGAAGCCCTGGCCAAAGAAGTGGGCAACATGGATGCGGTTATCACCACCGCCCAGATTCCGGGTCGCAACGCGCCCATCCTGATTACCAGGGACATGGTCGAGCGCATGCATCCGGGGGCGGTAATTGTAGACCTGGCCGCCGAGTCGGGGGGCAACTGCGAGCTGACCCAGCCCGGCAAGACGGTCGAGGTGAATGGGGTCAAGATTGTGGGGCCTTTGAACCTGCCCAGCGCGCTCTCGGTGCACGCCAGCGAGATGTATGCCAAAAACCTTTACAATCTGTCCAAGCTTCTGATCAAAGACGGTCAACTCGCGCCCGACTGGAGCGATGAAATTCTGGCCGGAGCGCTTCTGACCCACCAAGGCGAGATTACCCATGCGCCGACCAAGGCGCTCATCGGAGGTGCGTAA
- a CDS encoding SDR family NAD(P)-dependent oxidoreductase yields the protein MDFQGKVVVVTGGASGMGEASARAFAKAGARVVIVDRNQERAEQIAREAGALAWVGDVSDSTFCNRVVAETLAQYSRLDVLVNAAGIIVRARGEDTTDEQWNRILGVNVSGTFFMCRAAIKAMKPQGSGAIVNFGSIWGDLGADGVAAYCASKGAVHNLTRALALEHAKDGLRINAVCPGEVNTPMLLSERKEPVTPALLQRLADTVPMGRLADPTEIAEVVLFLASSKASYMTGSLVLVDAGFAAR from the coding sequence GTGGATTTCCAGGGGAAAGTTGTAGTCGTGACTGGGGGGGCCTCGGGTATGGGCGAGGCCTCGGCCCGGGCCTTTGCCAAAGCTGGGGCCCGGGTGGTGATCGTGGATCGCAACCAGGAGCGGGCCGAGCAGATAGCCAGGGAAGCAGGCGCTCTGGCCTGGGTGGGGGACGTGAGCGATTCGACCTTTTGCAACCGCGTGGTGGCCGAAACCCTGGCCCAGTACAGCCGACTGGACGTGCTGGTCAATGCGGCAGGCATTATTGTGCGGGCCCGCGGCGAGGACACCACCGATGAGCAGTGGAACCGCATCCTGGGGGTAAATGTGAGCGGCACTTTTTTCATGTGCCGGGCCGCCATTAAAGCCATGAAGCCCCAGGGCAGCGGGGCCATCGTCAACTTTGGCTCCATCTGGGGCGACCTGGGGGCCGACGGGGTGGCAGCCTACTGCGCAAGCAAGGGGGCTGTACACAACCTGACCCGCGCCCTGGCTTTGGAGCACGCCAAAGATGGCCTGCGCATCAACGCGGTCTGCCCCGGCGAGGTCAACACCCCCATGCTCTTGTCCGAGCGCAAAGAGCCGGTCACCCCCGCACTCTTGCAACGCCTGGCCGATACCGTGCCGATGGGCCGCCTGGCCGACCCGACCGAGATTGCCGAGGTGGTGCTCTTTCTGGCCTCGAGCAAAGCCAGCTACATGACCGGCTCGCTGGTGCTGGTGGATGCCGGCTTTGCAGCCCGGTAA
- a CDS encoding aldo/keto reductase: MEYRHLGRTGVRVAPLALGTDNILNPTPEAEARKMILRALEAGINLIDTSNSYMQGEAERVIGLTLKETGLRDQVLIATKAHYPTGPGPNDRGNSRLHLMRACEDSLRRLQTDYIDLYQLHRPVFDMPIDETLSALTDLVRQGKVRYIGSSTAPAWKVLEGILVSELKGYVRFVSEQPPYNLLDRRIENELIPMAQAYNLAILPWSPLAMGMLAGRYADEELRPEGSRASLRGGIYAERVSPRAVQMGNRFVKLAREAGYDPAQLAILWVKDQPGITAPIIGPKSVEQLQHLLPVLDMTLPEDIQAACDRLVPPGSAVANFHNSAPWMKMQLEIG, encoded by the coding sequence ATGGAATACCGCCATCTGGGCCGAACCGGCGTCAGGGTTGCACCACTGGCCCTGGGCACCGACAACATCTTGAACCCCACCCCAGAAGCCGAGGCCAGGAAGATGATCCTGCGGGCCCTCGAGGCCGGCATCAACCTGATTGACACCTCCAACAGCTACATGCAAGGCGAGGCCGAGCGGGTGATTGGGCTAACCCTCAAAGAAACTGGCCTGCGCGACCAGGTGCTTATTGCCACCAAGGCCCACTACCCCACCGGCCCCGGCCCCAACGACCGGGGAAACTCGAGGCTCCACCTGATGCGGGCCTGCGAGGACTCCCTGCGGCGGCTACAAACCGACTATATTGACCTCTACCAGCTGCACCGCCCGGTCTTCGACATGCCCATCGACGAGACCCTATCGGCCCTGACCGACCTGGTGCGCCAGGGCAAGGTTCGCTACATCGGCAGTTCGACGGCCCCGGCCTGGAAGGTGCTGGAGGGCATTCTGGTCAGCGAGCTGAAAGGCTATGTGCGCTTTGTTTCGGAGCAGCCACCCTACAACCTGCTGGATCGGCGCATCGAGAACGAGCTGATTCCCATGGCCCAGGCCTACAACCTGGCCATTCTGCCCTGGTCGCCCCTGGCCATGGGGATGCTGGCCGGTCGCTACGCCGACGAGGAGCTCCGACCGGAAGGCTCGCGTGCCAGCCTGCGCGGAGGAATTTACGCCGAGCGGGTCTCGCCCAGGGCCGTGCAGATGGGCAACCGTTTTGTGAAGCTGGCCCGCGAGGCCGGCTACGACCCCGCGCAACTGGCCATTTTGTGGGTCAAGGATCAGCCGGGCATCACCGCGCCCATCATCGGGCCCAAGAGTGTAGAGCAGCTCCAGCACCTGCTACCGGTGCTGGACATGACCCTGCCGGAGGATATTCAAGCGGCCTGCGACCGGCTGGTACCCCCGGGCAGCGCAGTGGCCAACTTCCACAACTCGGCCCCCTGGATGAAGATGCAGTTGGAGATAGGCTGA
- a CDS encoding nitrate/nitrite transporter, translated as MSAAVRVFIILLLAYFLSYFFRATNAVISPDLRRDLGLGSAELGLMTSLFYLTFAVAQLPLGALLDRFGPRFVHPALMLVGAGGALLFAGAQDFLSLSLGRALLGIGFAAALMGALKAFSLWFPAHRYASISSLYVALGASGAIAASSPLAWLKEQIGWRSVFEWGALVIVLVALVVAVGVRNAPGGVALPQSTQTGHAGVIWSNPDFWRMGWLNFMLGGGFLAWQTLWGGDFLFKVRGLGSLEVGSILFAFSLAALLGFLLSGPLADRLGLPRVLLSAGLAFTLGPLLLALWPQMPVALLYAVYLLMGFTGAFNILSLAQARLTFPTELTGRAVTAINFMGFMGVFLLQWGMGIVLGQSNYSTALLVWSALIALAILAYLPLAKAPHRASSL; from the coding sequence ATGTCCGCCGCCGTTCGGGTTTTCATCATCCTGCTTTTGGCCTACTTTCTCTCTTACTTCTTCCGCGCTACCAATGCGGTCATCTCGCCCGACTTAAGGCGCGACCTGGGCCTTGGCTCAGCCGAGCTGGGCCTGATGACCAGCCTGTTCTACCTCACCTTTGCTGTAGCGCAGTTGCCCCTGGGGGCCTTGCTCGACCGCTTCGGGCCGCGCTTTGTGCACCCGGCGCTGATGCTCGTGGGGGCCGGGGGTGCGCTGCTGTTTGCTGGTGCGCAAGATTTCCTCAGCCTTTCGCTGGGCCGGGCTTTGCTGGGCATCGGCTTTGCTGCCGCTTTGATGGGGGCTTTGAAGGCTTTTTCGCTGTGGTTCCCGGCCCACCGCTACGCCAGCATCAGCAGTCTGTATGTGGCCCTGGGCGCCTCCGGGGCCATTGCGGCCTCGAGCCCCCTGGCCTGGCTCAAGGAGCAGATCGGCTGGCGGAGCGTGTTCGAATGGGGCGCCCTGGTGATTGTGCTGGTAGCGCTGGTAGTCGCCGTGGGGGTGCGCAATGCCCCGGGAGGTGTTGCGCTGCCCCAAAGCACCCAGACGGGCCATGCAGGGGTCATCTGGAGCAACCCCGACTTCTGGCGCATGGGCTGGCTCAACTTTATGTTGGGGGGCGGGTTTCTGGCCTGGCAGACCCTGTGGGGCGGCGATTTTTTGTTCAAGGTGCGGGGTCTGGGGAGCCTCGAGGTCGGTAGCATCCTTTTTGCCTTTTCGCTGGCCGCCCTGCTGGGCTTTCTGCTCAGCGGCCCGCTGGCCGACCGCTTGGGCCTGCCCAGGGTGTTGCTCTCGGCGGGCCTGGCCTTCACGCTGGGGCCGCTGCTTCTGGCTTTGTGGCCGCAGATGCCTGTGGCACTCTTGTACGCGGTCTACCTGCTCATGGGCTTTACCGGTGCCTTTAACATCCTGAGCCTGGCCCAGGCCCGGCTTACCTTCCCCACCGAGCTCACCGGGCGGGCTGTCACGGCCATCAACTTTATGGGCTTCATGGGGGTCTTTTTGCTCCAGTGGGGGATGGGCATCGTGCTGGGGCAAAGCAACTACAGCACCGCTTTGCTGGTCTGGTCGGCCCTGATCGCGCTGGCCATCCTGGCTTACCTACCCCTGGCAAAAGCCCCGCATCGGGCA